The following are from one region of the Blastocatellia bacterium genome:
- a CDS encoding phytoene/squalene synthase family protein codes for MLMSRDSFVAAKEAFEYCEKIVRHHAKSFYFCSHFLPYHKRIAMFAIYALCRTLDDIVDESAPENKLITHRLLDEWQEKLDILYSNKTVKEPILVAMRVVLDSYLVNKQHFLDLIAGVRMDLEPQPFKNFDELRLYCYRVAATVGLMASEVFGYSDASALPRAESLGIAMQLTNILRDVGEDLEIGRIYLPTDELNKFNYLESDLKAKRINKNFIALMKFQIQRAYSFYQEAELGIKLLSPDSRFTVLAASRLYGAILSKIESNNYDVFSRRASLSLSAKLLYLPNIWVTRQIKFA; via the coding sequence ATGTTAATGAGTAGAGATTCTTTTGTTGCTGCCAAAGAAGCTTTTGAATATTGTGAAAAAATTGTTCGCCATCATGCAAAAAGCTTTTATTTTTGTAGTCATTTTCTTCCTTATCATAAAAGAATAGCAATGTTTGCTATTTATGCACTTTGTCGTACATTAGATGACATAGTTGATGAATCCGCCCCAGAAAATAAGCTTATAACTCACCGTTTGTTAGATGAATGGCAAGAAAAACTAGATATTTTATATAGTAATAAAACTGTAAAAGAACCTATTTTAGTAGCTATGAGAGTTGTACTAGATTCTTATTTGGTCAATAAACAACATTTTTTAGACTTAATTGCTGGTGTAAGAATGGATTTGGAACCACAACCATTTAAGAATTTTGATGAACTTCGCCTTTATTGCTATAGAGTTGCTGCAACCGTGGGGCTTATGGCATCAGAGGTTTTTGGCTATAGTGACGCTAGTGCTTTACCTAGAGCGGAAAGTTTAGGAATTGCTATGCAGTTAACTAATATTTTGCGAGACGTTGGAGAAGATTTAGAAATAGGAAGGATTTATTTACCTACAGATGAGCTAAATAAGTTTAATTATTTAGAATCAGACCTAAAGGCTAAAAGAATTAATAAAAATTTTATTGCCTTAATGAAATTTCAAATTCAGCGTGCTTATAGCTTTTATCAAGAAGCTGAACTAGGTATTAAATTACTTAGTCCTGATAGTCGTTTTACAGTGCTAGCTGCTAGTAGACTTTATGGAGCAATACTATCTAAAATAGAGAGTAACAATTATGATGTGTTTTCGCGTCGTGCTAGTCTAAGTTTATCAGCTAAGTTATTATATTTGCCTAATATTTGGGTAACACGCCAAATTAAATTTGCCTAA
- a CDS encoding polyprenyl synthetase family protein → MSKSALDFELLIKDWSPIIEKKLEEILPSFPNISDPIWQKAIRSAVFDGGKRTRPFLTIMGWQTISSNENYQIDLMLEVAVAIELIHCSSLIFDDLPCMDNATLRHGTKALHLEIGEDKAILVALALLLKGIELVILVANSLTSFKQSNALVINLMQTIGTNGLICGQWFDLCAKQSVRNETTDAKLLALRNLKTMPLIKFSLLSGAILADANEEQQIALSQFAEYIGDAYQQVDDLLDFIGDSILLGKDVEIDKKNDRLNDAYLSLDQAVISIEEKLEQARSIIRGNFSTKQYPDKFTGLIIFTYYLSRRFQNIVAQNTDK, encoded by the coding sequence ATGTCTAAAAGTGCCTTAGATTTTGAACTTTTAATAAAAGATTGGTCGCCTATAATTGAAAAAAAGTTGGAGGAAATACTTCCTAGCTTTCCTAATATTTCCGATCCTATTTGGCAAAAAGCTATTAGATCTGCTGTTTTTGATGGAGGAAAACGTACTAGACCTTTTTTAACTATAATGGGCTGGCAGACAATTAGCTCTAATGAAAATTACCAAATAGATTTGATGCTTGAAGTTGCTGTTGCCATAGAATTAATACATTGTAGCTCTTTAATTTTTGATGATTTACCTTGTATGGATAATGCTACGCTAAGACACGGGACTAAAGCTTTACACTTAGAAATTGGCGAAGATAAAGCTATTTTGGTTGCATTAGCTTTGCTATTAAAAGGTATTGAATTAGTAATTTTAGTAGCAAATTCTTTAACTTCTTTTAAGCAATCTAATGCTTTAGTAATAAATTTAATGCAGACAATTGGAACAAATGGATTAATTTGTGGGCAGTGGTTTGACCTTTGTGCTAAACAAAGTGTTAGAAATGAAACAACCGATGCTAAATTGCTAGCACTTCGTAACTTAAAAACTATGCCTTTGATTAAGTTTTCTCTTTTAAGTGGAGCAATTTTAGCTGATGCTAATGAAGAACAGCAAATAGCTCTTAGCCAATTTGCTGAATATATAGGGGATGCCTATCAACAAGTAGATGATTTACTAGATTTTATTGGAGACTCAATTTTACTTGGCAAAGATGTTGAAATAGATAAAAAAAATGACCGTCTTAATGATGCTTATCTTTCTTTAGACCAAGCTGTAATTTCTATAGAGGAAAAACTTGAGCAAGCTCGTAGTATTATCAGAGGTAATTTTTCTACAAAACAATATCCTGATAAATTTACTGGCCTAATTATATTTACTTATTATCTTAGTCGGCGTTTTCAAAATATTGTAGCCCAAAACACTGATAAATAA
- a CDS encoding FAD-dependent oxidoreductase, whose translation MSKNNSVIIIGGGLAGLTAAKRLLDSGYQVQLYEGRKLLGGKVSAWQDSDGDWVESGLHVFFGAYEEIYELMKELNVYNQIIWKEHVLTYTLDEVERFEFRTTSLPSPFHLLPAVFQNRYFNWLEKLSLAKALQPMLFGTDNYFRSQDSKTYSQWHREFGISEKMLKKMFLPMSLALKFLPPEELSAKIVLDVSGTFLRTPTASKMGFLSGSPAEKLTGPLAKYITDKGGTIYLNSPVEKLNLGSNKITGAVLKSGEVLKADYYLLALPIHKLQAILPSRVKEEKFFSNLYEFEGVPVITTQLWFNQQVTGIDNILFSPDGIIPVYADLGNTTKDYSCQGKSRIEAVVAPARQIWDWDDKKIVAEVFANIKSYFPKLSTNAKVIKSTVVRIPRSVYWPKPGVDKLRPTQTTPIGNLFLAGGYTQQRFYDSMEGAVSSGNLAAKAIEQATSKQLNSKAAVKS comes from the coding sequence ATGAGTAAAAATAATTCGGTAATAATTATTGGCGGTGGGCTTGCAGGATTAACAGCAGCAAAAAGGCTTTTAGATTCAGGTTATCAAGTGCAGCTTTATGAAGGAAGAAAGCTTTTAGGTGGAAAGGTTTCTGCTTGGCAAGACTCGGACGGCGACTGGGTGGAAAGTGGATTACATGTTTTCTTTGGTGCTTATGAAGAAATTTATGAGTTAATGAAAGAGCTAAATGTTTACAATCAAATTATTTGGAAAGAACATGTTTTAACTTATACTTTGGATGAGGTAGAACGCTTTGAATTTCGCACTACTTCCTTGCCCAGCCCATTTCATTTACTGCCAGCAGTATTTCAAAACCGATATTTTAATTGGTTAGAAAAACTTTCTTTAGCTAAAGCTTTACAACCAATGCTTTTTGGGACAGATAATTATTTTCGTAGCCAAGATAGCAAAACTTATAGTCAATGGCATAGGGAGTTTGGCATAAGTGAAAAGATGTTAAAGAAAATGTTTTTACCTATGTCTTTAGCATTAAAGTTTTTACCTCCAGAAGAACTTTCTGCAAAAATAGTTTTAGATGTTTCTGGTACTTTTTTACGTACACCTACAGCATCTAAAATGGGCTTTTTAAGCGGTTCACCAGCAGAAAAATTAACCGGCCCTTTAGCTAAATATATTACTGATAAAGGTGGAACAATTTACTTAAATAGTCCAGTAGAAAAACTTAATCTAGGGTCAAATAAAATTACAGGTGCAGTACTAAAAAGCGGGGAAGTGTTAAAGGCAGATTATTATCTATTAGCTTTACCTATACATAAATTACAAGCAATTTTGCCCAGTAGAGTTAAGGAAGAAAAATTTTTTAGTAATCTCTATGAATTTGAAGGAGTTCCAGTAATTACTACACAACTTTGGTTTAATCAACAAGTTACAGGTATAGACAATATACTTTTTTCTCCAGATGGAATTATTCCTGTTTATGCTGATCTTGGCAATACTACTAAAGATTATTCTTGTCAGGGAAAATCTAGAATTGAAGCAGTTGTTGCTCCGGCTCGTCAAATTTGGGATTGGGATGACAAAAAAATTGTTGCAGAAGTTTTTGCTAATATTAAAAGCTATTTTCCAAAGTTATCAACAAATGCTAAAGTAATTAAATCAACTGTGGTAAGAATCCCAAGATCAGTTTATTGGCCTAAGCCAGGTGTTGATAAATTACGCCCCACACAAACTACACCAATAGGGAATTTATTTTTAGCTGGTGGTTATACACAACAGCGTTTCTATGACAGTATGGAAGGTGCTGTTAGTAGCGGAAACTTAGCTGCAAAAGCTATTGAGCAAGCTACTAGTAAACAATTAAACTCAAAAGCAGCGGTAAAATCTTAG